One genomic segment of Arachis duranensis cultivar V14167 chromosome 4, aradu.V14167.gnm2.J7QH, whole genome shotgun sequence includes these proteins:
- the LOC107486434 gene encoding putative disease resistance RPP13-like protein 3 has protein sequence MADDGASGAASSSSLAPWLWATSSLSSEGGMYDVFLNFRGEDTRFLFTDYLYHGLADVKKLQVFRDDPGLELGDAIKHTLMEAIKRSRIHIVVMSENYVSSSWCLLELEQMLKYSNNGTKRPVFPVFYHVKPAEVRHQSSTKSKEAMGKHEERQGKDKAEAWKLALSTVCGLSGQHIVDKGDHYETGVIGKIAEQVSAKLLEIRQQLNRFDSQFGVVESLLNLESCDTVGVVGIYEDPKIGKSYITTFAFELYYKIKYKFQAAGFLVDVSELLRKTTNDNRLEIFQKELVSDMDVKTMHELKHKKMLLVLEGVDSEEHLKLIVGMGISDWFGGGSRILIATENRNLFQDCPAVMDGFKLEKHCIREGELVEEKIVKEKVVGFVKEFIDVINQLKEEDSNGRNVVSIVGMGGSGKTTLARMVYNSDEARELFPCRAWATVSRECMSMEVFKNLLKSLKVPEAEYENADEEKLKDMVRNRLNGKKYLVVLDDLWEEDVWNKLKGPLPDNKNGSMILVTTRNDQMANYARSKEPHHQLHFLYEDQSWEMFRNEVFGREECPPPLELIGRSIAFERCKGLPLAIKTTAGIVAKKERSEDAWEEIKNLLPYWSVAEDKKGKKMMEILKLSYDDLSEKMKPCFLYLGVFPEDVEIRVRDLIQLWISEDFIKPIQTGRRLIEPEDIGEQYLKELVDRNLVQVAKRRSDGKGVKTCQIHDLIREVCILVSNNNPDNSNNARRLSFSWSEGSYACSVTCNHSSTCSLFIYGYYSGWLNHIPEDCPLNVLHVNGISRFTTERNAKYLERLKSLKFLKTNFGHFAASHPLFKLLRLQIMQELFSWKEGEISVDKGFKQMRHFHSHSTVHLLVDERVKERMQNFQTLCNVYADSQLGLLLNNGYFPNLRTLGLVISKHECLLLDENLRSLHRLSKLRKLKLKFQVIGEIALCKIIFPSNLTQIVLCWGDDLKDQDMNALGRICSLRVLKFQEVKCAREVLNCGGAGSFPQLQVLIMLYVRVSSVTLEVGAMSRLRRAVFRKCPGLTLQSLPERMLSREFDLHFIEPDDDDDDDDDDDDDEEE, from the exons ATGGCCGATGATGGAGCGTCTGGGGCGGCGTCTTCCTCGTCGCTGGCACCGTGGTTGTGGGCGACGTCATCCTTATCATCAGAAGGAGGCATGTATGATGTTTTTCTGAACTTTAGAGGCGAGGACACAAGGTTCTTATTCACAGATTATCTCTATCATGGCCTGGCCGATGTAAAAAAACTCCAAGTATTCAGGGATGATCCGGGTCTGGAACTAGGTGACGCAATTAAACATACTCTGATGGAAGCCATTAAAAGATCTAGGATTCATATTGTTGTGATGAGTGAAAACTATGTATCTTCCTCATGGTGCCTCCTGGAACTAGAGCAGATGCTCAAGTACTCCAACAATGGAACAAAACGTCCCgtttttccagttttttatcACGTGAAGCCCGCAGAAGTGAGACATCAGAGTAGCACCAAATCTAAGGAAGCCATGGGAAAACATGAAGAGAGACAAGGCAAAGACAAGGCGGAAGCGTGGAAGTTGGCTTTATCTACAGTTTGCGGGTTAAGTGGACAACACATTGTTGACAAGGGAGATCA TTATGAAACAGGGGTCATAGGCAAGATTGCTGAACAAGTCTCTGCAAAACTTCTAGAGATCAGACAACAATTAAATAGATTTGATTCTCAATTTGGAGTGGTTGAATCACTTTTGAACCTTGAATCTTGTGATACTGTTGGTGTGGTGGGAATTTATGAAGATCCTAAAATAGGCAAAAGTTACATAACAACATTTGCTTTTGAGCTATACTATAAGATCAAATATAAGTTCCAAGCAGCAGGTTTTCTTGTTGATGTTAGTGAACTTCTAAGGAAAACCACCAATGACAATCGCTTGGAAATTTTCCAAAAGGAGCTTGTTTCTGATATGGATGTGAAGACCATGCATGAGTTGAAGCATAAAAAGATGCTTCTGGTTCTGGAAGGGGTTGATAGTGAAGAGCATTTGAAGTTGATAGTGGGAATGGGAATAAGTGATTGGTTTGGTGGTGGTAGTAGGATCCTCATAGCAACAGAAAACAGAAATCTCTTTCAGGATTGTCCTGCTGTGATGGATGGTTTTAAGCTTGAGAAACATTGCATACGTGAAGGTGAATTGGTGGAGGAAAAGATTGTGAAGGAGAAGGTAGTGGGATTTGTGAAAGAATTCATCGATGTTATTAATCAACTGAAGGAAGAAGATTCAAACGGGAGGAATGTTGTTTCCATTGTTGGCATGGGTGGATCGGGAAAGACTACTCTTGCCAGAATGGTCTACAATAGCGATGAGGCCAGAGAGCTATTTCCTTGCCGCGCATGGGCAACCGTTTCCAGAGAGTGCATGTCAATGGAAGTTTTCAAAAACCTTCTCAAGTCTTTGAAGGTACCCGAAGCTGAATATGAAAATGCAGATGAAGAGAAGTTGAAAGATATGGTGAGAAACCGTTTGAATGGGAAAAAGTATTTGGTAGTGCTTGACGATCTCTGGGAAGAAGACGTATGGAACAAGCTAAAGGGTCCTTTACCGGATAACAAGAATGGCAGCATGATACTAGTAACTACTCGTAATGATCAAATGGCGAATTATGCAAGGTCAAAGGAGCCTCACCACCAACTACACTTCTTATATGAAGATCAAAGTTGGGAAATGTTTCGCAATGAGGTGTTTGGCAGAGAAGAGTGTCCTCCTCCtttagagcttattggaagatCAATTGCTTTCGAAAGATGCAAAGGTTTACCATTGGCTATCAAAACCACAGCCGGGATTGTCGCGAAGAAGGAGAGATCAGAGGATGCATGGGAAGAAATCAAGAACCTGCTCCCTTACTGGTCTGTTGCTGAAGACAAGAAAGgtaagaagatgatggagatATTGAAGCTTAGCTACGATGATCTGTCTGAGAAAATGAAGCCATGCTTCCTATATCTTGGGGTGTTTCCTGAAGATGTAGAGATTCGGGTGAGAGACTTAATCCAACTATGGATATCAGAAGACTTCATAAAGCCAATCCAAACTGGAAGAAGATTGATAGAACCTGAAGATATTGGTGAGCAATACTTGAAGGAGCTAGTGGATCGTAACTTGGTACAAGTGGCCAAGAGGAGGAGTGATGGCAAAGGcgtgaaaacatgtcagatccACGATCTCATCCGGGAAGTGTGCATATTGGTGAGTAACAACAACCCTGATAACAGTAACAATGCTCGCAGGTTGTCCTTTTCCTGGAGCGAAGGATCCTATGCATGTTCGGTAACATGTAATCATTCAAGCACTTGTTCCTTGTTCATTTATGGATATTACAGCGGGTGGTTAAATCATATTCCAGAAGATTGCCCACTTAATGTGCTACATGTGAATGGAATCAGTAGGTTTACAACTGAAAGGAATGCTAAGTACTTGGAGAGGTTGAAAAGCCTCAAGTTCTTGAAAACGAATTTTGGACATTTTGCTGCCTCACATCCGTTATTTAAGCTTCTGCGTTTACAAATAATGCAAGAACTGTTCAGTTGGAAGGAAGGGGAAATAAGTGTTGATAAGGGGTTCAAGCAAATGAGACATTTTCATAGCCACAGTACTGTGCATTTATTGGTAGATGAAAGGGTAAAAGAGAGAATGCAGAATTTCCAAACCCTGTGTAATGTTTATGCAGATTCACAACTAGGGCTCTTACTCAACAATGGCTACTTTCCCAACTTGAGAACACTGGGTTTAGTGATAAGTAAACACGAATGTCTATTATTAGACGAAAACTTGAGGAGCCTGCACCGCCTAAGCAAGCTACGTAAACTGAAACTTAAGTTTCAGGTCATCGGAGAAATTGCattatgtaaaattatattTCCGTCAAATCTTACCCAGATTGTCTTGTGTTGGGGTGATGATTTGAAAGACCAAGACATGAATGCTTTGGGACGGATTTGCAGCCTTCGAGTTTTAAAATTTCAAGAAGTAAAATGTGCCCGAGAGGTCCTTAATTGTGGTGGGGCTGGGAGCTTTCCGCAGCTTCAAGTGTTAATCATGTTATATGTGCGTGTCTCAAGTGTTACATTAGAAGTTGGTGCGATGTCTAGACTTCGACGTGCTGTCTTTCGTAAGTGCCCTGGCTTGACGTTGCAGTCCCTTCCTGAACGAATGCTTTCCCGTGAATTTGACTTGCattttattgaacctgatgatgatgatgatgatgatgatgatgatgatgatgatgaggaggag
- the LOC110280615 gene encoding disease resistance protein RPP13, with amino-acid sequence MADDGKAGASSSSLSPAPWLWATSSSSEGGMYDVFLNFRGEDTRFLFTDYLYHGLADVKKLEVFRDDPGLELGDEIKPTLMEAIKRSRIHIVVMSENYVSSSWCLLELEQMLKYSNNGTKRPVFPVFYHVTPAEVRYQINTKSKEAMEKHEKREGKDKAEAWKLALSTVCGLSGQHIQEKHQEKYETEVIGKIAEQVSAKLLEIKQQLNRFDSQFEVVESLLNLESCDTVRVVGIYEDQGGKSYITTFAFELYYKIKDEFRAASFVVDVGKHLMRNTADDGLEYLKKELLSDMVVETKQELQHKRVLLVLEGVDSEEQLELLEGMRIVDWFGPGSRIIITTENKDLFQNYSPVMNGVELETHCIREGEMVGSNWIVKEKHVVGFVKDFIDVINQLREEDSKRRNVVSIVGMGGSGKTTLAQKIYDSKVVREVFPLRAWATVSKDYREKEVFSSLFRCLMPSKPIPENEQELKSKVRRCLNEKRRKYLVILDDVWDIQVWDKLKDYVLPNKNNGSRILVTTRNDQVANYARSKEPHHKLLLLNEEECWELIYNEVFGGEECPPDLEPIGKSIADGCKGLPLAIKTTAGIVAKRERSEDEWKKIKNLLPHWCVAEDKEGKKMMEILKLSYDDLSEKMKPCFLYLGVFPEDVEIRVRDLIEVWIAERLIEPIQSGRSKVAPEPDDIGEQYLKELVDRNLVQVASRRSDGKGVKTCKIHDLIRELCISESNSNNARRLSFPRDIGSYACSVTCHQSCTYSLFIYGDAKGWSHHIPQDCRVNVLYIMGWIVDLTSEKNVENLKELKSVKFLKIDRFYPNGLSKLESIQTLHIMGDVTPRDLSIIEGLKQLRHFRGVEVCLLVDKDGVKNKMHNLQTLLYVHVDSRLGFLLNNDYFPNLRTLGVSVTEEERHSAEKTFSSLHCLSNLQKLKLELPISESFPIPVDKIAFPSNLSKLTISYFDGLKSQDMNALAQIPGLKILKFNDVSCIEKILNCGTDRSFLQLQVFIMIRVRVKCLTLKDGAMPCLRRAVFHDCPGLELKDLPQQMRSLGCNLHFTPHDDVDELMMIEFSKAFRH; translated from the exons ATGGCCGATGATGGAAAAGCTGGCGCATCCTCGTCGTCTTTGTCGCCGGCCCCGTGGTTGTGGGCGACGTCATCCTCATCAGAAGGAGGCATGTACGATGTTTTTCTGAACTTTAGAGGCGAGGACACAAGGTTCTTATTCACAGATTATCTCTATCATGGACTGGCCGATGTAAAAAAACTGGAAGTGTTCAGGGATGATCCGGGTCTGGAACTAGGTGACGAAATTAAACCTACTCTGATGGAAGCCATTAAAAGATCTAGGATTCATATTGTTGTGATGAGTGAAAACTATGTATCTTCCTCATGGTGCCTCCTGGAACTAGAACAGATGCTCAAGTACTCCAACAATGGAACAAAACGCCCGGTTTTCCCAGTTTTTTATCACGTGACGCCCGCAGAAGTGAGATATCAGATTAACACCAAATCTAAGGAAGCCATGGAGAAACATGAAAAGAGAGAAGGCAAAGACAAGGCGGAAGCGTGGAAGTTGGCTTTATCTACCGTTTGCGGGCTAAGCGGACAACACATTCAAGAGAAGCATCAAGA GAAGTATGAAACCGAGGTCATTGGCAAGATTGCTGAACAAGTCTCTGCAAAACTTCTAGagatcaagcaacaattaaataGATTTGATTCTCAATTTGAAGTGGTCGAATCACTTTTGAACCTTGAATCTTGTGACACTGTACGTGTGGTGGGAATTTATGAAGATCAAGGAGGAAAAAGTTACATAACAACATTTGCATTTGAGCTATACTATAAGATCAAAGATGAGTTCAGAGCGGCAAGTTTTGTTGTTGATGTTGGCAAACATTTAATGAGAAACACCGCTGATGATGGCTTGGAATATCTTAAAAAGGAGCTTCTTTCCGATATGGTTGTAGAGACCAAGCAGGAGTTGCAGCATAAAAGAGTGCTTCTGGTTCTGGAAGGGGTTGATAGTGAAGAGCAGTTGGAGTTGCTAGAGGGAATGAGAATAGTTGATTGGTTTGGTCCTGGTAGTAGGATCATCATAACAACAGAAAACAAAGATCTCTTTCAGAATTATTCTCCTGTAATGAATGGTGTTGAGCTTGAGACACATTGCATTCGTGAAGGTGAAATGGTTGGCAGCAATTGGATagtgaaggaaaagcatgtagtGGGATTTGTAAAAGATTTCATCGATGTAATTAATCAATTGAGGGAAGAAGATTCAAAGAGGAGGAATGTTGTTTCCATTGTTGGTATGGGTGGGTCAGGAAAGACTACTCTTGCCCAAAAGATCTATGATAGCAAAGTGGTGAGGGAGGTATTCCCTTTGCGTGCTTGGGCAACTGTTTCCAAAGATTACAGAGAAAAGGAAGTTTTCTCAAGCCTTTTTCGTTGTCTAATGCCATCTAAGCCTATACCTGAAAACGAACAAGAGTTGAAGTCCAAGGTGAGAAGATGTTTGAATGAGAAAAGGAGAAAGTACTTGGTAATACTCGATGATGTGTGGGACATTCAAGTGTGGGACAAGCTGAAGGATTATGTTCTCCCAAATAAGAACAATGGGAGCAGGATATTGGTGACTACACGAAATGATCAGGTGGCAAACTATGCAAGGTCAAAGGAGCCCCACCAcaaacttctcctcttgaatgAAGAAGAATGTTGGGAATTGATTTACAACGAGGTGTTTGGTGGAGAAGAGTGTCCTCCTGATTTAGAGCCTATTGGTAAATCAATTGCTGATGGTTGCAAGGGTTTACCATTGGCTATCAAAACTACAGCCGGGATTGTAGCAAAGAGGGAGAGATCAGAGGATGAATGGAAAAAAATCAAGAATCTGCTCCCTCATTGGTGTGTTGCTGAAGACAAGGAAGgtaagaagatgatggagatATTGAAGCTTAGCTATGATGATCTGTCTGAGAAAATGAAGCCATGCTTCTTATATCTTGGGGTGTTTCCTGAAGATGTAGAGATTCGGGTGAGAGACTTAATCGAAGTATGGATAGCAGAAAGGTTGATAGAGCCAATCCAGAGTGGAAGATCAAAAGTAGCACCAGAACCTGATGATATTGGTGAGCAATACTTGAAGGAACTAGTGGATCGTAACTTGGTACAAGTGGCCAGTAGGAGGAGTGACGGGAAAGGCGTCAAAACGTGTAAGATCCATGATCTCATTCGGGAGTTGTGTATTTCAGAGAGTAACAGTAACAATGCTCGTAGGTTGTCCTTTCCAAGGGATATAGGATCCTATGCATGTTCAGTAACATGTCATCAATCATGCACTTATTCCTTGTTCATTTATGGAGATGCCAAGGGGTGGTCACATCATATTCCACAAGACTGTCGAGTTAATGTGCTATATATTATGGGATGGATTGTTGATCTAACTAGTGAAAAGAATGTTGAGAATTTGAAGGAGTTGAAAAGTGTCAAGTTCTTGAAAATAGATCGTTTTTACCCAAATGGGCTAAGTAAGCTTGAGAGCATACAAACATTACATATAATGGGCGATGTAACTCCCAGGGACCTAAGTATTATTGAGGGGTTAAAGCAACTGAGACATTTtcgaggagttgaagtgtgttTATTAGTAGATAAAGATGGGGTAAAAAACAAAATGCACAATCTCCAAACCCTACTTTATGTGCATGTTGATTCACGACTAGGGTTCTTACTCAACAATGACTACTTTCCCAACTTAAGAACACTAGGTGTATCTGTAACTGAAGAAGAAAGACATTCAGCAGAAAAAACTTTTAGTAGTTTACACTGCCTAAGCAATCTACAGAAACTGAAATTGGAGCTCCCGATCTCTGAATCATTTCCAATTCCAGTTGATAAAATTGCATTTCCGTCAAATCTTAGCAAGCTTACCATCTCATATTTTGATGGTTTGAAGTCCCAAGACATGAATGCATTGGCACAAATTCCCGGccttaagattttaaaattcaatgatGTTAGTTGTATCGAAAAAATCCTTAATTGTGGTACTGATAGGAGCTTTCTGCAGCTTCAAGTGTTTATCATGATACGTGTGCGTGTCAAATGTCTTACCTTAAAAGATGGTGCGATGCCTTGCCTTCGCCGTGCGGTCTTCCATGACTGCCCTGGCTTGGAGTTGAAGGACCTTCCTCAACAAATGCGTTCCTTGGGTTGTAACTTGCATTTTACGCCACATGATGATGTcgatgaattgatgatgattgaGTTCTCTAAGGCATTCAGGCATTAG
- the LOC127746724 gene encoding TMV resistance protein N-like: MAKHGAASSSQFKYDVFLSFRGDVGTRYTFTSHLYRALEKTKRINVFRDEPRLRLGEEIGATLREAIEKSRMSIVVLCQNYASSSWCLDELVHIMKCSDNGRKRPVLPVFYHVPPTEVRYQKNQYEAAMRKHEERYSNKVNTWRSALFAVCELSGKHCTEKG, from the coding sequence ATGGCAAAACATGGTGCAGCATCATCGTCACAATTCAAATATGATGTTTTTCTGAGCTTTAGAGGAGACGTCGGCACAAGGTACACTTTCACGAGCCATCTGTATAGAGCTTTGGAGAAAACCAAAAGAATCAATGTCTTCAGAGATGAGCCGCGTCTGCGACTTGGTGAAGAAATTGGAGCTACGCTCCGCGAAGCAATCGAGAAATCAAGGATGTCAATAGTTGTGCTGTGTCAAAACTACGCATCTTCATCATGGTGCCTCGATGAACTAGTTCATATCATGAAGTGTTCAGACAATGGAAGAAAGCGACCGGTTCTTCCTGTTTTTTACCATGTGCCACCAACAGAGGTTCGATATCAGAAGAATCAGTATGAAGCCGCCATGCGCAAACATGAAGAGAGATACAGCAACAAAGTGAACACATGGAGGTCAGCTTTGTTTGCAGTCTGTGAGCTAAGCGGAAAACACTGTACTGAGAAAGGGTGA
- the LOC127746725 gene encoding putative disease resistance RPP13-like protein 3 has translation MKHPTGSGFQFEGVKSLLDLESHNNVRMVGIYHDSDEIDIKNFVGVLYNEIRDQYDAASFLARVGEKSAESNWGLENLQKTLLSEMGEEVTKRGSIYNGSSEIKQKLGSKKILLILDDVDNIRQLEALAGGGNWFGPGSRVIVTTRDKDVLDNYEPEDDLEMRICCIGEGEIEGNVKEGYANVVGLVEDFEIVINQLKDEDSSENVVSIVGMGGLGKTTLARKIYNDEEVKKLFPCRAWAIVSKDCREKEVCKSLLNCLKMSTSKHEDSSSEEKLKQMVKKCLKGKKYLVVLDDVWDTKAWATLKGCFPNNSGGMVLITTRNDQVAYFSRSKEPHHRLSFMDEEESWKLFCNEVFGGEECPPYLEPLGRSIAQSCKGLPLAIKTTAGIVAKRERSEDTWKEMMNLLPYWCVAEDKDGSEVMMEILKFSLDDLPRKLKPCFLYLGIYPEDEEIRVRDLIHMWIAEGFIETIQIGRSKVPQLEPEDIGEQYLKELVDRNLVQVRSRRSDGKGVKTCQIHDLIRELCISESKNPDNNNNARRLSFLSSIGSYACSVETCNEARTRSLFFYGDAHGWSQHIPENCQLNVLYFKQQVKGSSSDEYLENLTPLRYLRMEVDTYRLSNFRSVETLQVLGSWLSKSLRIGEFKQLRHMHSKFWVSLLVDKAQGVKDKMQNLQTLCYVLLNSQLGFLLDNGCFPSLRTLGVLQNGDSRSSVEENLRSLHRLSNLHKLKLKYIHFKQVRLDRIPFPSNLTKITLSSFEFFKSKDMNTLGLIPRLQILKLVDGDFTEKTLNCGAAGSFPQLQVFIMIAVDVMYLTSEEGAMARLQRAVIYECPQLVEVPKQMHSLGSNFEYDDDDDDEDDEDDDCYDDDDDEDDDDDHDFDDFDDE, from the coding sequence ATGAAGCACCCAACTGGATCTGGTTTTCAATTTGAAGGTGTCAAATCACTATTGGATCTTGAATCTCACAACAATGTTCGTATGGTGGGAATTTACCATGATAGTGATGAGATAGATATAAAGAACTTTGTTGGGGTGTTATACAATGAGATCAGAGATCAATACGATGCTGCTAGTTTTCTTGCCAGAGTTGGTGAAAAGTCAGCGGAAAGTAATTGGGGTCTAGAAAATCTTCAGAAGACACTTCTTTCTGAAATGGGAGAGGAGGTAACTAAGAGGGGCAGCATATATAACGGATCCTcggaaataaaacaaaagttgGGCAGCAAAAAAATTCTTCTGATACTCGATGATGTTGATAATATAAGGCAGTTGGAAGCTTTAGCAGGAGGAGGTAATTGGTTCGGTCCGGGCAGTAGGGTCATCGTAACAACAAGAGACAAAGATGTCTTGGATAATTACGAACCAGAAGATGATCTTGAGATGAGGATATGCTGCATTGGTGAAGGTGAAATTGAAGGCAATGTGAAGGAAGGATATGCAAATGTAGTGGGATTGGTGGAGGATTTTGAAATTGTGATTAATCAACTCAAGGATGAAGATTCTTCTGAGAATGTTGTTTCCATTGTTGGCATGGGTGGATTAGGAAAGACCACTCTTGCTCGAAAGATCTACAATGACGAGGAGGTCAAGAAGCTCTTCCCTTGCCGTGCATGGGCAATTGTTTCCAAGGATTGCAGAGAAAAGGAAGTTTGTAAAAGCCTTCTCAACTGTCTGAAGATGTCGACGTCTAAACATGAAGACTCAAGTAGTGAAGAGAAGCTGAAGCAAATGGTGAAGAAATGTTTAAAAGGGAAAAAGTATTTGGTAGTCCTTGATGATGTTTGGGACACTAAAGCGTGGGCCACTCTAAAGGGTTGTTTCCCAAATAACAGTGGTGGCATGGTACTAATAACTACTCGTAATGATCAGGTGGCCTACTTTTCAAGGTCAAAGGAACCTCACCACCGACTTTCCTTTATGGATGAAGAAGAAAGTTGGAAGTTGTTTTGCAATGAGGTGTTTGGTGGAGAAGAGTGTCCCCCTTATTTAGAGCCTCTTGGTAGATCCATTGCTCAAAGTTGCAAAGGTTTACCATTGGCTATCAAAACCACAGCTGGGATTGTTGCAAAGAGGGAGAGATCAGAGGATACATGGAAAGAAATGATGAATTTACTCCCCTATTGGTGTGTGGCTGAGGACAAGGATGGTAGTGAGGTGATGATGGAGATTTTGAAGTTTAGCTTGGATGATTTGCCCAGGAAATTGAAGCCGTGTTTTTTATATCTTGGAATCTATCCTGAAGATGAAGAGATTCGGGTGAGAGACTTAATCCATATGTGGATAGCAGAAGGGTTTATAGAGACAATCCAAATTGGAAGATCAAAAGTACCACAGCTAGAACCTGAAGATATTGGCGAGCAATATCTAAAGGAGCTGGTGGATCGTAACTTGGTACAAGTGAGAAGTAGGAGGAGTGATGGGAAAGGcgtgaaaacatgtcagatccATGATCTCATCCGGGAATTGTGCATATCAGAGAGTAAAAACCCTGATAACAATAACAATGCCCGTAGGTTGTCCTTTCTCAGCAGCATAGGATCCTATGCCTGTTCAGTAGAGACATGTAATGAAGCTCGCACTCGTTCCCTATTCTTTTATGGAGATGCACATGGGTGGTCACAACATATTCCGGAAAATTGCCAACTTAATGTGCTATATTTTAAACAACAGGTAAAGGGTAGTTCATCAGATGAGTATTTAGAGAAtttgacacccctcaggtactTGAGAATGGAAGTTGACACATATAGATTAAGTAACTTTCGAAGTGTAGAAACACTGCAAGTTCTGGGCAGTTGGTTGTCGAAAAGCCTACGAATTGGGGAGTTCAAGCAACTGAGACATATGCATAGTAAATTTTGGGTGAGTTTATTAGTAGATAAAGCACAAGGAGTGAAAGATAAAATGCAAAATCTTCAAACCCTATGTTATGTACTTCTCAATTCACAACTAGGGTTCTTACTCGACAATGGTTGCTTTCCTAGCTTAAGAACACTGGGTGTATTACAAAATGGAGACTCAAGGTCATCAGTAGAAGAAAACTTAAGGAGTCTACACCGTCTAAGCAATCTACATAAGCTGAAACTTAAGTATATTCACTTTAAACAAGTTCGATTAGATAGAATTCCATTTCCGTCAAATCTTACCAAGATTACCTTGTCAAGCTTTGAGTTTTTCAAGTCCAAAGACATGAATACTTTGGGACTAATTCCCAgacttcaaattttaaaattagttgatGGCGATTTCACAGAAAAAACTCTTAATTGTGGTGCTGCTGGGAGCTTTCCACAGCTTCAAGTGTTCATCATGATAGCAGTGGATGTTATGTATCTTACATCGGAAGAAGGTGCGATGGCTCGTCTTCAGCGTGCAGTCATCTATGAGTGCCCTCAGCTGGTGGAGGTTCCTAAACAAATGCATTCCTTGGGTAGTAACTTTgagtatgatgatgatgatgacgacgaGGATGACGAAGATGATGAttgttatgatgatgatgatgatgaagatgatgacgaCGACCACGactttgatgattttgatgatgaaTGA
- the LOC107486172 gene encoding disease resistance protein Roq1-like produces MADEGAAGSSSSSTPWRWASSSLSEEGMCDVFLNFRGEDTRFAFTDYLYYALSEIGKLKVFRDDPGLELGDEIKSTLMEAIKRSRIHIVVMSEKYVCSSWCLLELEQMLKYSDDGNKRYETQVIGEIAEQVFAKHRKIKQLLDKFDSEFEAVEPLLNLESCDTVRMVGIYEDPKIGKSYITTFAFELYYKIKYKFRAASFLVDELQHKRVLLVLEGVNSDKHLEFLVGMGIGHWFGLGSRIIITTENKDLFQNHPVMDGVELKTHCFGEGEFSGRNRIVKERNVVKDFIDVINQLREENSMRSNVVSIVSEIFTVIWQLFPKIIEKRCFLKPSSFFDAIHSYTRK; encoded by the exons ATGGCCGATGAGGGAGCGGCCGGGTCATCGTCCTCGTCGACGCCGTGGAGGTGGGCATCGTCATCCTTGTCAGAGGAAGGAATGTGTGACGTGTTTCTGAACTTTAGAGGCGAAGACACAAGGTTTGCATTCACAGATTATCTCTACTATGCACTCTCCGAAATCGGAAAGCTCAAAGTATTCAGGGATGATCCGGGTCTGGAACTAGGTGACGAAATTAAATCTACTCTCATGGAAGCCATTAAAAGATCCAGGATTCATATTGTTGTGATGAGTGAAAAGTATGTATGTTCTTCATGGTGCCTCCTGGAACTAGAGCAGATGCTCAAGTACTCCGATGATGGAAACAAACG GTATGAAACTCAGGTCATTGGTGAGATTGCTGAACAAGTCTTTGCAAAACATCGAAAGATCAAGCAACTATTGGATAAATTTGATTCTGAATTTGAAGCGGTCGAACCACTTTTGAACCTTGAATCTTGTGATACTGTTCGTATGGTGGGAATTTATGAAGATCCTAAAATAGGCAAAAGTTACATAACAACATTTGCATTTGAGCTATACTATAAGATCAAATACAAGTTCAGAGCGGCAAGTTTTCTTGTCGAT GAGTTGCAACATAAGAGAGTGCTTCTGGTTCTGGAAGGGGTTAATAGTGACAAGCATTTGGAGTTTCTAGTGGGAATGGGAATAGGTCATTGGTTTGGTCTTGGTAGTAGGATCATCATAACAACAGAAAACAAAGATCTCTTTCAGAATCATCCTGTGATGGATGGTGTTGAGCTTAAGACACATTGCTTTGGTGAAGGTGAATTCAGTGGCAGAAATAGGATTGTAAAGGAAAGGAATGTAGTGAAAGATTTCATCGATGTGATTAATCAACTGAGAGAAGAAAATTCAATGAGGAGCAATGTTGTTTCAATTGTCAGTGAAATATTCACGGTGATTTGGCAACTGTTTCCAAAGATTATAGAGAAACGATGTTTTCTCAAGCCTTCTTCGTTCTTTGATGCAATCCACAGCTACACCCGAAAATGA
- the LOC107486435 gene encoding 40S ribosomal protein S21-2 produces MQNEEGQITELYIPRKCSATNRLITAKDHASVQINIGHLDESGLYNNTFSTFALCGFIRAQGDADSALDRLWQKKKAEKQQ; encoded by the exons ATGCAGAACGAGGAGGGACAGATCACTGAGCTCTACATTCCTAGGAAGTG CTCTGCAACAAACAGGTTGATAACTGCAAAGGACCATGCGTCAGTTCAGATCAACATTGGTCACTTGGATGAGAGTGGTCTCTACAATAACACCTTCTCCACATTTGCCCTCTGCGGCTTCATTCGTGCTCag GGTGATGCCGACAGTGCACTAGACCGCTTGTGGCAGAAGAAGAAAGCCGAGAAGCAGCAGTAG